Proteins encoded within one genomic window of Canis lupus dingo isolate Sandy chromosome 28, ASM325472v2, whole genome shotgun sequence:
- the OPALIN gene encoding opalin isoform X1, protein MGFSLNFTLPANTTSSPAATGGKEADCGPSLGLAAGIPSLVATALLVALLFMLIHRRRSSNESTEESERPCEISEIYDNPKIAENPRRSPTHEKNLMGAEGAHVYVKTVAGSEEPMHDTYRPAVEMERRRGLWWLMPRLSLE, encoded by the exons ACTTCCTCCCCAGCTGCTACAGGTGGGAAAGAAGCA GACTGTGGGCCCTCTCTTGGATTAGCAGCAGGCATCCCGTCCCTGGTGGCCACAGCCCTGTTGGTGGCTTTACTATTTATGCTGATCCACCGAAGAAGAAGCAGCAATGAATCCACCGAG GAAAGTGAGAGGCCATGTGAAATTTCAGAAATCTATGACAATCCCAAGATTGCTGAG AATCCTAGGAGGTCACCCACACATGAGAAGAATCTGATGGGAGCAGAAGGAGCCCATGTATATGTGAAGACTGTAGCAGGAAGCGAGGAGCCCATGCATGACACTTACCGTCCTGCTGTCGaaatggagagaaggaggggattGTGGTGGCTTATGCCCAGATTGAGCCTGGAATGA
- the OPALIN gene encoding opalin isoform X2 has product MLIHRRRSSNESTEESERPCEISEIYDNPKIAENPRRSPTHEKNLMGAEGAHVYVKTVAGSEEPMHDTYRPAVEMERRRGLWWLMPRLSLE; this is encoded by the exons ATGCTGATCCACCGAAGAAGAAGCAGCAATGAATCCACCGAG GAAAGTGAGAGGCCATGTGAAATTTCAGAAATCTATGACAATCCCAAGATTGCTGAG AATCCTAGGAGGTCACCCACACATGAGAAGAATCTGATGGGAGCAGAAGGAGCCCATGTATATGTGAAGACTGTAGCAGGAAGCGAGGAGCCCATGCATGACACTTACCGTCCTGCTGTCGaaatggagagaaggaggggattGTGGTGGCTTATGCCCAGATTGAGCCTGGAATGA